A stretch of Aerococcus christensenii DNA encodes these proteins:
- a CDS encoding YSIRK-type signal peptide-containing protein (The YSIRK form of extended signal peptide directs nascent proteins to the cross-wall site, while signal peptides lacking YSIRK direct proteins instead to the cell pole. A large fraction of YSIRK proteins are surface proteins anchored by sortase-mediated processing of a C-terminal LPXTG motif.): protein MKPSNESQPRYGIRKFTVGVASVVIGSVLFLTPTVQATESLSHAPAVPVQVKDRSAGMEKEKPIQKKEDKVIPQGVQAADTQQPQKDLAKKKTTREADDKHSVAVDLLRALIDEGEKKLRTLAKDHLSYQALEEALNRAKRVIGAHPEDLAQVEKETQDLRALLNQVKKSSTPPWVKCGLSGRIGTR from the coding sequence ATGAAACCATCTAACGAGAGCCAGCCGCGTTATGGGATTCGGAAGTTCACGGTCGGCGTCGCTAGCGTAGTGATCGGGTCAGTCTTGTTCTTGACTCCCACAGTTCAAGCAACCGAGAGCCTAAGCCATGCTCCCGCCGTTCCTGTCCAAGTCAAGGACCGGTCGGCTGGCATGGAGAAGGAGAAGCCGATTCAGAAGAAAGAAGACAAGGTCATTCCCCAAGGCGTGCAAGCCGCTGATACCCAGCAGCCTCAAAAAGACCTTGCCAAGAAGAAAACAACAAGAGAAGCGGACGATAAGCATTCGGTGGCAGTAGACCTTCTTCGTGCCTTGATTGATGAAGGCGAGAAAAAGCTACGGACGCTCGCTAAGGACCACCTTTCTTATCAAGCGCTAGAAGAAGCTCTCAATAGAGCTAAAAGAGTCATCGGTGCTCATCCAGAAGACCTTGCGCAAGTTGAGAAGGAGACGCAAGACTTGCGGGCACTTCTTAACCAAGTGAAGAAGTCTTCCACCCCGCCATGGGTCAAGTGCGGACTATCGGGCAGGATCGGGACCCGGTAG
- a CDS encoding PTS fructose transporter subunit IIABC — protein MKLSELFNLEAMDLAITASSRDEALEHLAQRFENAGGVSKASTYVERLLAREAQSSTGVGDEIAIPHAQDASIQQAAIIFGKSIRGIDWQSFDGQPAKLIFMIAAPEGADGEHLKALAQLSKVLLQEGVKQALLEASTPEEVLAIISSYDEEEKEEAPAQEEATHPNHSETYLVAVTACPTGIAHTYMAEERLKQAAHAVHVAIKVETNGQSGIENRLTKEDIERATAVIVAADKQVAMARFDGKPLLSVPVADGVNKADQLVKQALHEELPLYHAASVAQGEEEKAGSESLGRQVYKHLMDGVSHMLPFVVAGGILIALSFFWGLTSANPAAPDYHPIAQALNTIGGLSFAMMLPALAGFIGHSMADRIGLVIGFMGGVFADPTKFSAFSGKGIFEHSVSSGFLGALVAGFLAGGIVYFLNKAFAWMPKSLNGIKSIFLFPVLGVLIMGILMLFVVNGPMGAIMNGLVGLINSIPSTMTIFLGFVVAAMMSIDMGGPINKAAYVTATALVTAANGAGSNVMAAVMVGGMVPPLAIAIAASLQGSLWSEEEKSSAYVNYVMGAAFVTEGAIPFAAKDPLHVIPSLAVGSGLAGALSMFFGCVSYVPHGGLFAVIANGVSNPVMYIASWVIGGLVGAILLNIMRKRTQD, from the coding sequence ATGAAATTATCTGAATTATTTAATTTAGAAGCGATGGACTTAGCCATAACTGCTAGTTCACGCGATGAAGCGTTAGAACACTTAGCTCAGCGCTTTGAAAATGCAGGAGGAGTATCCAAGGCCTCTACTTATGTGGAACGGTTGTTAGCCCGTGAAGCCCAATCCAGTACAGGGGTAGGCGATGAGATTGCTATTCCTCACGCACAAGATGCTTCCATCCAACAGGCTGCTATTATTTTTGGGAAAAGTATAAGAGGGATTGATTGGCAATCGTTCGATGGACAACCCGCCAAATTAATTTTTATGATTGCAGCTCCAGAGGGCGCAGATGGAGAACACTTGAAGGCTCTTGCACAGTTATCCAAGGTCTTACTTCAAGAAGGGGTAAAGCAAGCCTTATTAGAGGCTTCAACGCCTGAAGAAGTTTTAGCCATTATCTCTTCTTATGATGAAGAAGAAAAAGAAGAAGCTCCTGCTCAAGAAGAAGCGACTCACCCTAACCATTCAGAGACCTATTTGGTCGCTGTGACCGCTTGCCCAACAGGAATAGCCCACACTTATATGGCAGAAGAAAGACTCAAACAAGCAGCCCATGCCGTTCATGTAGCCATTAAAGTAGAAACCAATGGGCAATCAGGCATTGAAAATCGCTTAACCAAGGAAGACATTGAACGCGCAACGGCTGTCATTGTTGCAGCGGATAAACAAGTCGCTATGGCACGTTTCGATGGCAAACCTTTACTCAGTGTCCCTGTTGCTGATGGGGTCAATAAGGCAGATCAATTGGTAAAACAAGCCCTTCACGAAGAACTTCCTCTCTATCATGCCGCTTCTGTGGCTCAAGGTGAAGAAGAAAAAGCTGGATCAGAAAGCTTGGGGCGTCAAGTATACAAGCACTTAATGGACGGAGTCTCCCATATGTTACCGTTCGTTGTAGCTGGGGGAATTCTTATTGCGCTCTCCTTCTTCTGGGGATTGACTTCTGCCAATCCCGCTGCTCCAGATTATCATCCAATCGCTCAAGCGCTTAATACAATCGGGGGTCTGTCTTTTGCCATGATGCTTCCTGCATTAGCCGGATTTATCGGGCATTCCATGGCGGACCGCATCGGGTTAGTGATTGGTTTTATGGGTGGGGTATTCGCAGATCCTACCAAATTTTCAGCTTTTTCAGGCAAAGGAATCTTCGAACATTCCGTTTCTTCAGGCTTCTTAGGTGCCTTAGTGGCAGGGTTCTTAGCAGGAGGAATTGTCTACTTCTTAAATAAAGCTTTTGCTTGGATGCCAAAATCCTTGAACGGAATCAAGTCTATCTTCCTCTTCCCGGTTTTGGGCGTCTTGATAATGGGGATCTTAATGCTCTTCGTCGTGAATGGCCCAATGGGAGCGATCATGAATGGCTTAGTCGGCTTGATCAACAGTATTCCAAGCACTATGACGATCTTCCTCGGCTTTGTGGTAGCGGCCATGATGAGTATCGACATGGGGGGGCCTATTAACAAGGCGGCTTACGTCACAGCTACCGCCCTTGTAACAGCAGCCAATGGGGCAGGCTCTAATGTCATGGCTGCTGTCATGGTCGGTGGGATGGTTCCCCCTCTAGCAATTGCCATAGCGGCTAGCTTACAAGGCAGTCTCTGGTCCGAAGAAGAAAAGAGTTCTGCCTATGTGAACTACGTGATGGGGGCAGCCTTTGTAACAGAAGGCGCTATTCCTTTCGCCGCCAAAGACCCTCTTCATGTGATCCCCTCCCTTGCTGTGGGATCTGGTCTAGCAGGTGCCTTGAGTATGTTCTTTGGTTGCGTATCTTATGTTCCACACGGTGGTCTCTTCGCAGTGATTGCGAATGGAGTTTCCAACCCTGTCATGTATATTGCTTCTTGGGTTATTGGGGGCTTAGTCGGAGCGATCCTCTTGAATATTATGCGTAAACGTACCCAAGACTAA
- the pfkB gene encoding 1-phosphofructokinase has protein sequence MIYTITFNPAIDLVIQVEDFHLGNLNRSKADHYVVGGKGINASLVFNRLGLENIATGFVGGFSGQYIIDKMNEEGIANHFIALDQITRINVKLKGEQETEINAKGPAVSEAKFKDLMTYLEGTLQEKDVVFLAGNAAPGLDAQSYIAIAKLCQKKTCYFVLDSNKDLLKACLPYGPFIIKPNREELSELFEVEIQSQEDLLHYAKELQKLGAKNVLVSMGGEGSILLTQTGQVYSANVPEGKVLNSVGAGDSMLAGFISQYTRTHDFSEALQMGAACGSATAFSVGIAEKELIDHLKTAIKVKKI, from the coding sequence ATGATCTATACGATTACATTTAATCCGGCTATTGACTTAGTGATTCAAGTAGAAGATTTCCATTTAGGAAACTTAAACCGCTCGAAAGCAGATCACTATGTGGTAGGTGGAAAAGGAATTAATGCATCTCTGGTGTTTAACCGCCTAGGCTTAGAGAATATTGCTACAGGATTTGTAGGAGGGTTCTCTGGCCAATATATTATTGACAAGATGAATGAGGAAGGCATCGCCAATCACTTTATCGCCTTAGACCAAATAACCCGTATAAATGTCAAATTAAAAGGAGAACAAGAGACAGAAATCAATGCCAAAGGGCCAGCAGTCTCTGAAGCGAAGTTTAAAGACTTGATGACCTATTTAGAAGGGACCCTTCAAGAAAAGGATGTCGTCTTCCTAGCAGGAAACGCTGCACCTGGTTTAGATGCCCAGTCTTATATCGCTATTGCTAAACTTTGCCAAAAGAAGACATGTTATTTCGTCTTAGATTCCAATAAAGATTTACTCAAAGCGTGCTTACCTTATGGTCCATTTATTATCAAACCCAACCGAGAAGAACTGAGCGAATTATTTGAAGTGGAGATCCAAAGTCAAGAAGACTTACTTCACTATGCCAAAGAATTGCAAAAATTAGGGGCCAAGAACGTCCTCGTTTCAATGGGAGGAGAAGGCAGTATCTTACTAACACAGACGGGCCAAGTTTACTCAGCCAATGTTCCAGAAGGCAAAGTCCTCAATTCTGTGGGCGCAGGGGATTCGATGTTGGCAGGTTTCATCAGTCAATACACGCGCACGCATGATTTTTCAGAAGCTTTACAAATGGGAGCAGCCTGTGGAAGTGCCACAGCTTTTTCAGTAGGCATCGCAGAAAAAGAATTGATCGATCACTTAAAAACCGCTATTAAAGTAAAGAAAATTTAA
- a CDS encoding DeoR/GlpR family DNA-binding transcription regulator: MLTEERHRFIRQALDKMSIIQLQEISEQLNVSESTIRRDFAALEEKGVLIRVHGGAKKVKQQTHEASLPEKRHVHVLEKQLIGKKAGQLVEEGDVIYLDSGTTTFEMIPWLNNKKLLVVTNGIEIASALYQANIKTLFIGGFIKQSTGTAIGASSYEQMLSLHFDKAFLGINGIDLKAGFTTPDIEEGKLKKAAIQQSKQAYFLADSSKFDTANFYQVAELKEVPLMTDKSNKKYEKIMQIMEVSV, translated from the coding sequence TTGCTTACTGAAGAAAGACATCGATTTATTCGACAAGCTTTAGATAAAATGTCTATTATTCAATTGCAAGAGATATCAGAACAATTGAATGTGTCTGAATCTACAATTCGAAGAGATTTTGCAGCGCTTGAGGAAAAAGGTGTATTGATTCGTGTGCATGGAGGTGCTAAGAAGGTAAAACAACAAACGCATGAAGCCAGTTTACCAGAAAAACGTCATGTCCATGTTTTAGAAAAACAATTGATTGGGAAAAAAGCAGGTCAGTTGGTAGAAGAGGGCGATGTCATCTATCTTGATTCAGGAACGACGACTTTTGAGATGATCCCGTGGTTGAATAACAAAAAACTCTTAGTCGTAACGAATGGAATTGAAATAGCAAGTGCGCTCTACCAAGCCAATATAAAAACTTTGTTTATTGGTGGATTCATCAAACAGAGTACAGGAACTGCAATTGGTGCTTCTTCATATGAACAGATGTTAAGTTTACACTTTGATAAAGCCTTTTTGGGAATTAATGGGATTGATCTCAAAGCAGGTTTTACAACGCCGGATATAGAAGAAGGCAAACTCAAGAAAGCTGCTATTCAACAAAGTAAGCAGGCTTACTTCCTAGCTGACTCCTCAAAATTTGATACCGCTAATTTTTATCAAGTGGCTGAATTAAAAGAAGTTCCTTTGATGACCGATAAGTCGAATAAAAAATATGAAAAAATCATGCAAATAATGGAGGTTAGTGTATGA
- a CDS encoding glucose-6-phosphate isomerase, which produces MSTLSFDYSNTAKFIKTHELEYLQPFVTAADKMLREGTGQGADFTDWVNLPEDYDKEEYARIKACAKRIQEDSEVLVVLGIGGSYLGAKAAIEFLSHQFRDSFPSSERKFPQILFAGNSLSSTYLSEVIEVLADRDFSVNVISKSGTTTETAIAFRVFKELLVKKYGKEGARKRIYATTDKARGALREEATKEGYETFIIPDGVGGRCTVLTPVGLLPIAVSGADTDALLAGAHEAMEAYKNPSLKENIAYQYAVLRNILYRKGFDTEILVNYEPKMQYFAEWWKQLFGESEGKDQKGLYPTSANFSTDLHSIGQSIQDGKRNLFETVIKLDNPEKNVQIPTLDNNLDGLKYLEGKDLHFVNTKAFQGTLLAHTDGNVPNLIVHLEDMNAYHLGHMIYFFEIAVGMSGYLNGVNPFDQPGVEAYKKNMFALLGKPGYEELADTLNARLNK; this is translated from the coding sequence ATGTCAACATTATCTTTTGATTATTCAAATACAGCAAAATTTATTAAGACACATGAATTAGAATATTTACAACCTTTTGTGACGGCAGCTGATAAAATGCTACGCGAAGGGACAGGACAGGGAGCAGATTTTACAGATTGGGTAAATTTGCCAGAAGACTATGATAAAGAAGAATACGCCCGCATCAAAGCTTGTGCCAAACGTATTCAAGAAGACTCTGAAGTGTTAGTCGTTTTAGGAATTGGGGGTTCTTATTTAGGAGCCAAAGCAGCTATTGAATTTTTAAGTCATCAATTTAGAGATAGTTTCCCATCTTCTGAACGTAAATTCCCACAGATTCTTTTTGCAGGGAATAGTTTAAGTTCTACTTATCTCTCAGAAGTGATTGAAGTTTTAGCTGATCGTGATTTCTCAGTGAATGTTATCTCCAAGTCAGGGACAACAACAGAAACAGCCATTGCTTTCCGTGTTTTCAAAGAACTTTTAGTGAAGAAGTACGGTAAAGAAGGCGCCCGGAAACGGATTTATGCGACAACAGACAAGGCACGTGGAGCTTTACGGGAAGAAGCAACAAAAGAAGGCTATGAAACCTTTATTATTCCTGATGGTGTCGGTGGACGCTGTACTGTATTAACTCCTGTAGGACTCTTACCAATTGCTGTAAGTGGTGCAGATACGGATGCTTTGTTAGCCGGAGCGCATGAAGCAATGGAAGCTTATAAGAATCCAAGCTTAAAAGAAAATATTGCTTATCAATATGCGGTTTTGAGAAACATTTTATACCGTAAAGGTTTTGATACAGAAATTCTTGTTAATTATGAACCAAAGATGCAATATTTTGCAGAATGGTGGAAGCAATTATTTGGTGAATCTGAAGGGAAAGACCAAAAGGGATTATACCCAACGAGTGCTAATTTTTCAACAGATCTCCATTCAATTGGTCAATCTATTCAAGACGGTAAACGTAATTTATTCGAAACTGTTATTAAATTAGATAATCCTGAAAAGAATGTTCAAATTCCAACTTTAGATAATAATTTAGATGGCTTGAAATATCTTGAAGGGAAAGACCTTCATTTTGTGAATACCAAGGCCTTCCAAGGAACCTTATTAGCTCATACAGATGGAAATGTGCCTAACCTTATTGTTCATTTAGAAGATATGAATGCCTATCATTTAGGCCATATGATTTATTTCTTTGAAATTGCAGTGGGAATGAGTGGCTATTTGAATGGCGTTAATCCTTTTGACCAACCTGGCGTAGAAGCTTATAAGAAGAATATGTTTGCTTTACTAGGTAAACCAGGTTATGAAGAATTAGCAGATACTTTAAACGCGCGTTTAAATAAATAA
- a CDS encoding CvfD/Ygs/GSP13 family RNA-binding post-transcriptional regulator — MAVKNYHIGDVASGKITGIQAYGLFVSLEDGSQGLIHISEIDNGFVDNVQKKFTLGQQVKVLIIDIDEYTQKMSFSLRALKMNTLMNIPVRSKWPKIRKASKIGFKTIKEKMPEWIETSLKDIHSGKVKDYRQEK; from the coding sequence ATGGCTGTTAAGAATTACCATATTGGAGATGTGGCCTCTGGTAAGATTACTGGCATTCAAGCGTACGGTTTGTTTGTGAGTTTGGAAGACGGTTCGCAAGGACTCATTCATATATCGGAGATTGATAATGGCTTTGTGGATAATGTCCAAAAGAAATTTACTTTAGGACAGCAAGTAAAAGTGTTAATTATAGATATTGATGAATATACTCAGAAAATGAGTTTTTCCTTACGGGCCTTAAAGATGAACACCCTAATGAATATTCCCGTCCGATCAAAATGGCCAAAAATAAGAAAAGCGTCAAAAATAGGGTTTAAGACAATAAAGGAAAAAATGCCGGAATGGATTGAAACTTCTTTAAAGGATATCCACTCTGGAAAGGTAAAAGATTATAGACAGGAGAAGTAA
- a CDS encoding peptidylprolyl isomerase, whose amino-acid sequence MVYVQLEDLNNYPEATLHTNYGDITVALFPEIAPKAVKNFLELSRSGYYDGVLFHRVIPNFMIQGGDPTGTGCGGQSIYGGSFEDEFSTEAFNFYGALSMANAGPNTNGSQFFIVSAQSVPEEMLQQMKQLGWPEEAIATYQEKGGTPWLDQKHTVFGQVKSGMQTVASVESVARDARDKPKEPVIIEKVTIKEAE is encoded by the coding sequence ATGGTATATGTTCAATTAGAAGATTTAAACAATTATCCAGAAGCTACCCTTCATACGAATTACGGAGACATTACAGTGGCTTTGTTTCCAGAAATTGCACCGAAAGCAGTGAAAAACTTTTTAGAGTTGAGTCGATCAGGTTACTATGACGGAGTATTGTTTCATCGCGTAATTCCTAACTTTATGATTCAAGGTGGCGATCCTACAGGAACAGGATGCGGAGGTCAAAGTATTTATGGAGGATCTTTTGAGGATGAATTTTCAACTGAAGCCTTCAATTTCTATGGGGCATTGTCCATGGCCAATGCAGGTCCTAATACGAATGGCTCACAGTTTTTTATTGTGTCTGCGCAATCTGTCCCAGAGGAGATGTTGCAACAAATGAAACAGTTAGGCTGGCCAGAAGAGGCAATCGCTACTTACCAAGAAAAGGGAGGAACCCCTTGGTTAGACCAAAAACATACCGTATTTGGGCAAGTGAAGTCCGGAATGCAAACGGTTGCGTCTGTTGAAAGTGTGGCTCGTGATGCTAGGGATAAGCCTAAAGAACCTGTTATTATTGAAAAAGTGACGATAAAAGAGGCTGAATAG
- a CDS encoding divergent PAP2 family protein — MKNYPLAATVLAILITQFLKYPISRIFMKKTETKLSIIHTTGGMPSSHTAAVTALITALSLQEGFASPYVAIAAAYGLIVMFDAMGVRRQSGEQGVALREILDLLEAKALEKKDPLLEEKLQQLAKKDLIIDDYLGHKPSEVFGGLLTGVLIALLSRYIFYFLGWVF; from the coding sequence GTGAAAAATTATCCCTTAGCGGCTACCGTTTTAGCCATCTTAATTACCCAATTTTTAAAATATCCGATTTCTCGTATTTTCATGAAAAAAACAGAAACAAAACTTTCTATTATTCATACCACTGGTGGAATGCCAAGTTCCCATACAGCAGCCGTCACTGCCTTAATTACAGCTCTCAGTCTTCAAGAAGGCTTCGCATCTCCATATGTGGCGATTGCTGCTGCCTATGGACTTATCGTTATGTTCGATGCGATGGGAGTTCGGCGCCAAAGCGGCGAGCAAGGGGTCGCTTTAAGAGAAATTTTAGACCTTCTTGAAGCCAAAGCTCTTGAAAAGAAAGATCCCTTGCTAGAAGAAAAATTGCAACAACTTGCCAAAAAAGATCTTATTATTGACGATTACCTTGGTCATAAGCCTTCAGAAGTCTTTGGGGGGTTATTAACTGGCGTTTTGATAGCTTTACTTTCACGATATATCTTTTATTTTTTAGGATGGGTGTTCTAA
- a CDS encoding NAD(P)/FAD-dependent oxidoreductase, translated as MTTSTDLTIIGAGPSGLFAAFYAGMRGLSVQIVDSLPHIGGQPQALYPHKKIFDIGGLPQIKASLLIQQLQDQLTPFQASTQFFLNETVANFYQENESFVLQTSHQTLYSKSILIATGAGSFQARKLALKEASTFENKGLFYTLTNPQNFADQTVAVLGGGDSAFDYCLSLAPYCKKIFLIHRRSQFRGHEHSLSRLQSFSNIEILTPYQVVALKGNEHDQLSALVLKEARGEASYSLPVHSVLPAFGFTGSTDLLKTWPITLDKHRISVNHWMATSHPGVYAIGDIVSYPGKVQLIASGFGEAPTAINAISNYLHPKAKLSPIHSTTYFSQK; from the coding sequence ATGACGACTTCAACAGATCTTACCATTATTGGTGCAGGGCCTAGTGGATTGTTTGCCGCTTTCTACGCCGGAATGCGCGGACTTAGTGTCCAAATTGTAGATAGCCTTCCCCATATTGGAGGTCAGCCTCAAGCTCTCTATCCCCATAAAAAGATATTTGACATTGGAGGTCTTCCTCAAATCAAAGCTTCTCTACTGATCCAACAGCTCCAAGATCAACTGACTCCTTTCCAGGCCAGTACTCAATTTTTCTTAAATGAGACCGTCGCTAATTTCTATCAAGAAAATGAAAGTTTTGTTCTTCAAACTTCCCACCAAACGCTCTATTCCAAAAGCATACTTATTGCTACAGGCGCTGGAAGTTTTCAGGCAAGGAAGTTAGCTCTAAAAGAAGCCTCTACTTTTGAGAATAAGGGACTTTTCTATACGCTTACGAATCCTCAAAACTTTGCTGATCAAACAGTAGCAGTCTTAGGGGGAGGAGATTCTGCATTTGACTATTGCTTAAGCTTAGCTCCCTACTGCAAAAAAATTTTTCTCATTCATCGGCGCTCTCAATTCCGAGGACATGAACATAGTCTTTCTCGCTTGCAATCTTTTTCAAATATTGAGATTCTAACCCCTTACCAAGTGGTTGCCCTCAAAGGAAACGAGCACGACCAACTTTCTGCCCTTGTTTTGAAGGAAGCTAGAGGGGAGGCCTCCTATTCCTTGCCTGTTCATTCAGTCCTTCCTGCATTCGGATTTACAGGATCTACGGATTTATTAAAGACTTGGCCGATCACCTTAGACAAACACCGGATTTCTGTCAATCATTGGATGGCCACCTCGCATCCAGGAGTCTATGCTATTGGAGATATTGTAAGCTATCCTGGGAAGGTGCAATTAATCGCTTCAGGCTTTGGAGAGGCTCCCACTGCTATTAACGCTATTTCGAACTATCTTCATCCTAAAGCCAAACTCTCACCTATTCACAGTACGACTTACTTCTCTCAGAAATAA